A region of Tigriopus californicus strain San Diego chromosome 7, Tcal_SD_v2.1, whole genome shotgun sequence DNA encodes the following proteins:
- the LOC131883068 gene encoding LOW QUALITY PROTEIN: toll-like receptor 2 (The sequence of the model RefSeq protein was modified relative to this genomic sequence to represent the inferred CDS: substituted 1 base at 1 genomic stop codon), protein MEQAMNPWDVFVIVTLLLISVPAHWINAQSHGSMAHGFQKIIRDRDSCIHLTQTSAVDKTMAIPPDWEVPTYHPPFTTTSRPHWDKPDFSTTTTTTPSSSSDNSTLTEKPSTCSYSSECGDMICNNAKIEAIPTEEIPANLSMFQVSQTQLHVLDYGVFQGKSIEAIIIQDNPLDQITEGAFDGVGGLRFLMIKGNDLKVVEYQWANFFIPFRGLDDLEALVLDHNLLDLAGVGIEMSDYSKILPSVLYLSLRSNPLRRIERNFFTPLFDSPLRSLDLQSGSLETIHSEAFKPLIQLREINLYNNYKLFQASGVNSTFPHFTLSPLKHLNTVNFGANLLTSVPWNHLRVVNGTLLHLILTGNVFIELGMNNLEHGAEDTFPHLPQLKTLVLDACRIQVIQQSVFENLPKLRTLSLKQNPLFTIPTAAVIPSLRALYFEGFEEMFRDGDKFYFEGPSFQSKGFQSNLETLSITHSEMELITPESFHGLEKLSKLVLDFSTFEGIANGAFSSLKRLEKLSLYSALGLNEVPVTLLTGPKKLTVLDLTFIPISSGNYHAAVAEKAARQCIDDYPLDTVHVLNLTGSLINLADPMEYLALESMPQLRVLNISQNRIISWKSPAFQSNPHMXILQVTENHDIINLTKGMLDDIAPLKEIDFRNSFFECNENIPRFLQMSERPNSTLLIHGFSLGYGYFCRRPNGTKVSFRDYAEQGFDLDDGIQAGENENYTALISSLLASIAAMTVLMVLANTAYKNRWYFEYQWAKRNVQRQRQKGDSDSFQYHTFISYNNEDKDLVHNFVLPALENEVPNVRVCIHERDFVVGKSIIENIVSSLESSRTCIIVLSKDYAKSEWCRFEAQMALRMFQEDERTSKMIVVIVRNRIPGPHLNKTLKTIIKLRTYLEWNDPEEGSSPSKRTLNTFFKRLRFSLDCLNPHEESISINDTDLLSFF, encoded by the exons ATGGAGCAGGCTATGAACCCTTGGGATGTGTTTGTGATTGTGACTTTGCTTCTTATAAGTGTTCCAGCGCATTGGATCAATGCTCAAAGTCATGGTTCCATGGCACATGGGTTCCAAAAGATCATTCGAGACAGAGACTCTTGTATTCACCTCACTCAAACATCGGCGGTGGACAAGACGATGGCAATTCCACCAGATTGGGAGGTCCCAACATACCATCCACCTTTTACGACCACGTCCAGACCGCATTGGGACAAACCAGACTTttccactactactactactacgccttcttcatcatctgATAATTCGACGTTAACGGAAAAGCCCAGTACTTGCTCCTACTCTTCTGAATGTGGGGATATGATTTGCAACAACGCCAAGATTGAGGCCATTCCAACTGAGGAAATTCCGGCTAATCTGTCCATGTTCCAGGTGTCCCAAACCCAATTACATGTTCTTGACTATGGCGTGTTCCAAGGGAAGAGCATTGAAGCAATTATCATTCAGGATAACCCTCTGGATCAGATCACCGAGGGAGCTTTTGACGGAGTGGGAGGACTCAGATTTCTCATGATTAAGGGCAATGACCTCAAGGTGGTTGAATACCAATGGGCCAACTTCTTCATCCCGTTCCGCGGGTTAGATGATTTGGAAGCGCTTGTCTTGGACCATAATCTGCTCGATCTGGCGGGGGTTGGAATAGAAATGAGTGACTACAGTAAGATCCTGCCCTCAGTGTTGTATTTAAGTTTACGAAGCAACCCACTGAGACGGATCGAAAGGAACTTTTTCACACCCTTGTTCGACAGCCCTTTGCGTTCCTTGGACCTTCAAAGTGGATCCCTCGAAACAATTCATTCAG AGGCCTTCAAGCCATTAATACAACTTCGTGAGATCAACCTGTATAACAACTATAAGTTGTTCCAAGCGTCTGGGGTCAATTCAACGTTTCCCCATTTCACTCTGAGCCCATTGAAGCATCTAAATACGGTCAACTTTGGAGCCAACCTTTTGACATCTGTACCTTGGAATCATTTGAGGGTTGTCAATGGCACTCTGCTTCATCTCATTTTGACGGGGAACGTGTTTATTGAACTTGGCATGAACAACTTGGAACACGGAGCTGAGGATACATTTCCCCATTTGCCCCAGTTGAAGACTCTCGTTTTGGACGCTTGCCGAATTCAAGTCATTCAGCAATCGGTCTTTGAGAACCTGCCCAAATTGAGGACATTATCATTGAAACAGAATCCTCTTTTTACCATTCCAACAGCAGCGGTGATTCCAAGTCTTCGAGCTTTATATTTTGAAGGTTTCGAAGAAATGTTCCGAGACGGGGATAAGTTCTACTTCGAGGGACCGTCATTTCAGAGCAAAGGATTCCAGTCAAATTTAGAAACGTTAAGCATCACACACTCTGAAATGGAACTGATCACACCCGAGAGTTTCCATGGTTTGGAGAAGTTATCCAAATTGGTCTTGGATTTTTCGACCTTTGAAGGGATTGCCAACGGTGCTTTCTCGTCGTTGAAAAGGCTGGAAAAGTTGTCGTTATACTCTGCCTTGGGCTTGAACGAGGTCCCAGTCACCCTATTAACAGGACCCAAGAAGTTAACAGTCCTCGACCTGACCTTCATACCCATTTCATCTGGCAATTACCATGCAGCCGTGGCCGAAAAGGCCGCCCGTCAATGCATCGATGATTACCCATTGGACACCGTGCATGTTCTAAATCTTACCGGATCCTTGATCAACCTAGCCGATCCCATGGAATATCTGGCTTTGGAATCGATGCCTCAACTCAGAGTCTTGAACATTAGCCAAAACCGAATTATTTCTTGGAAGTCACCCGCGTTTCAATCCAACCCGCACATGTAAATACTCCAAGTAACCGAGAATCACGACATCATCAATCTGACCAAAGGCATGCTGGATGACATTGCTCCACTGAAGGAAATCGATTTCCGCAACAGCTTCTTCGAGTGCAACGAGAATATACCGCGGTTCCTTCAGATGAGCGAACGACCCAATTCCACGCTCCTGATCCACGGATTCAGCCTAGGATACGGCTACTTCTGTCGTCGTCCTAACGGGACCAAAGTGTCGTTCCGAGATTACGCTGAGCAAGGCTTCGATCTGGATGATGGCATTCAAGCTGGGGAGAACGAAAATTACACTGCACTGATATCTTCTCTGCTAGCTTCCATTGCCGCTATGACTGTCTTGATGGTTCTGGCCAATACGGCCTATAAGAACCGGTGGTATTTTGAATACCAATGGGCCAAGAGGAACGTTCAGCGTCAGAGGCAGAAGGGCGACTCGGATTCGTTCCAGTATCACACATTCATCTCTTACAACAATGAGGACAAGGACTTGGTTCACAACTTCGTTCTACCGGCCTTGGAGAATGAGGTGCCGAATGTTCGGGTTTGCATTCACGAGAGGGATTTCGTCGTGGGTAAGAGTATCATCGAGAACATCGTGTCGAGCCTCGAATCCAGTCGGACCTGCATCATCGTGCTCTCCAAAGACTATGCCAAGAGTGAGTGGTGCCGTTTTGAGGCTCAGATGGCCTTGAGAATGTTCCAAGAGGATGAGCGCACCTCCAAGATGATTGTGGTCATTGTTAGGAATCGTATTCCGGGACCTCACCTGAATAAGACTCTCAAGACTATCATCAAATTGAGAACTTATCTGGAGTGGAACGATCCAGAGGAGGGCTCGTCCCCTTCGAAGAggactttgaacacattcttTAAAAGACTGAGGTTTTCTTTAGATTGCTTAAATCCTCACGAGGAGAGCATCTCGATCAACGATACAGATCTGTTGTCTTTCTTTTAA
- the LOC131883235 gene encoding lectin BRA-3-like (The sequence of the model RefSeq protein was modified relative to this genomic sequence to represent the inferred CDS: added 52 bases not found in genome assembly), which produces MKIAWNLAFIFVHFGLSQANCKDGWTLLKGYGCYFFDGEESLTWEEAREFCLTQDGSLVQIESETEEVLIVREAHKRDLDYWIGLSDSVAEDHFVWNVTGEELGFDSWAENEPAGNENQNCVAALANNTYFWKEDDCDLRYRPLCFGPELVNPCAEGLTYIAAADMCILLGGVGTMSWQQGQNYCKNSGGRLIEVYDEGIENAVRSSILSNGIFEQGLWMGLQDFANEGEFIWDDSGLKADYFDWDGIQPDSGTIGNCVVFYGSEYKWVTGRSSIQWEETWRSG; this is translated from the exons ATGAAGATTGCATGGAACTTGGCAtttatttttgtccattttggcTTGTCGCAAGCCAACTGTAAAGACGGATGGACACTTTTGAAAGGTTATGggtgctacttttttgacGGAGAAGAATCTTTGACTTGGGAAGAGGCACGAGAATTTTGCCTGACCCAAGACGGATCTCTG GTCCAGATTGAAAGCGAGACTGAAGAAGTGCTTATAGTGCGGGAGGCCCATAAAAGAGACTTGGATTATTGGATTGGTCTCTCGGATTCAGTGGCCGAGGATCATTTTGTGTGGAACGTGACCGGAGAGGAGTTGGGTTTTGACTCTTGGGCCGAAAATGAGCCGGCTGGCAATGAGAATCAAAACTGCGTGGCAGCACTAGCAAACAACACATATTTCTGGAAAGAGGACGACTGTGATCTGCGTTATCGTCCCTTGTGCTTTGGACCAGAGCTGGTTAACCCCTGTGCAGAGGGCTTAACCTACATTGCAGCTGCTGATATGTGCATTCTACTGGGAGGAGTTGGAACAATGTCTTGGCAACAGGGTCAGAACTACTGCAAAAATTCTGGAGGTCGATTG ATCGAGGTATATGACGAAGGCATCGAAAATGCTGTTCGATCGTCGATTCTAAGCAATGGGATTTTCGAGCAAGGCCTATGGATGGGGCTGCAAGACTTTGCCAATGAGGGAGAGTTCATTTGGGATGATTCCGGCCTCAAAGCGGATTACTTCGATTGGGACGGTATTCAGCCGGATAGTGGAACAATTGGAAACTGTGTAGTGTTCTACGGAAGCGAGTACAAGTG
- the LOC131883067 gene encoding uncharacterized protein LOC131883067, whose translation MVHYSSAISYYQSTLPLAHRTFRSSSVERSSHFGSSMDSANSRFMRASTIGPSTINSGSADLYGVMPFNRSLHAIEDRIRTRAASLEPVNTYRRAYQSSTPYGATTTFDYKVFDYANRLDQEETTRKYINSLTSNYHSRSYDTSGYSGYSSMGSSGYRASSPDTYANYRRTPSRELDQFKLNSRDLYAYRHYRKSNQTLSDRNTRASSPLQSRELDRYYKTERRSSYLGDISSGGHRDFRYYNFRSVPYYGGSDYYTLTHRQLGTRNTKLMSSKVTEEATA comes from the exons ATGGTTCACTATAGCAGCGCAATTTCTTACTACCAATCCACTCTTCCCTTGGCTCATCGAACCTTCCGATCCTCTTCGGTGGAAAGGAGCTCTCATTTTGGCAGCTCCATGGATTCGGCCAATAGCCGTTTCATGCGAGCCTCCACGATTGGACCCTCCACCATCAATAGCGGATCCGCGGATCTCTATGGCGTGATGCCGTTCAACCGGTCCCTTCACGCCATTGAGGATAGGATCCGCACCCGAGCTGCCTCTCTCGAACCCGTCAACACTTACCGACGAGCCTACCAAAGCTCCACCCCTTATGGTGCCACGACCACCTTCGACTACAAG GTCTTTGACTATGCCAACCGTCTGGACCAAGAGGAGACTACCCGGAAGTACATCAACAGCCTCACCAGCAACTACCATAGCCGTAGTTATGACACCAGTGGCTACTCCGGTTACTCCTCCATGGGCTCCTCCGGCTACAGGGCCTCGTCCCCCGACACCTATGCTAACTACCGACGAACCCCCAGCCGCGAGTTGGACCAGTTCAAGCTGAACAGCCGGGACTTGTACGCCTACAGGCACTACCGCAAGTCCAACCAGACCTTGAGCGACCGCAACACCCGGGCTTCGTCCCCTCTGCAAAGCCGCGAGTTGGACCGTTACTACAAGACTGAGCGTCGCTCCAGCTACTTGGGAGACATCAGCAGTGGTGGTCACCGTGATTTCCGTTACTACAACTTCCGTAGCGTGCCATATTACGGCGGATCCGACTACTACAC GCTCACCCATCGTCAATTGGGCACCCGCAACACCAAATTGATGTCCAGCAAGGTCACCGAAGAGGCCACTGCTTAA